The proteins below come from a single Arthrobacter crystallopoietes genomic window:
- a CDS encoding NAD(P)/FAD-dependent oxidoreductase: protein MTAAPSTPQDPQDPQDPQHPQHPQHPQHPQNIVIVGNGQAGIQLVDSLRKEGYAGTITVIGEETHFPYQRPPLSKDFMAADKEPKPLPLRAEKFFTDNDVDSRLGVRVTAIDRAGHTVSLSDGSRVGYTTLVLATGAANRELNVPGSGLEGIYGLRTLADAEAVHARLDTVRSVVVIGAGFIGLEFAAAARKRGLDVTVLEYADRPMARALSPVMGNWFARAHRAMGVDLRLGEGIASFTGDDSGHVAAAVSTTGDTYPADMVLVGIGVIPRTELAEQTGLAVANGITVDSAMRTDDEDIYALGDCANYPSHHAEARTRLESVQNATDQARHTAKSILDTHDGGRDYTELPWFWSTQGDLRLQIAGIAHPEDETVLRGNPDDGKFSVFCFRSGRLVAVESVNQPADHMAARRVLSQGRTLTPEQAADPEFDFKTYSKAAAAGV, encoded by the coding sequence ATGACCGCCGCACCCAGCACCCCGCAGGACCCGCAGGACCCGCAGGACCCGCAGCACCCGCAGCACCCGCAGCACCCGCAGCACCCGCAGAACATTGTCATTGTCGGCAACGGCCAGGCCGGCATCCAACTGGTCGACTCGCTGCGCAAGGAAGGCTACGCCGGAACCATCACCGTCATCGGCGAGGAAACGCACTTCCCGTACCAGCGCCCGCCGCTGTCCAAGGACTTCATGGCCGCGGACAAGGAGCCGAAACCGCTGCCGCTGCGCGCGGAAAAGTTCTTCACCGATAACGACGTCGACTCCCGCCTGGGCGTGCGGGTCACAGCCATTGACCGCGCCGGACATACCGTCAGCTTGTCCGACGGGTCAAGAGTCGGCTACACCACGCTGGTCCTGGCGACCGGCGCCGCGAACCGTGAACTGAACGTCCCGGGCAGCGGCCTGGAAGGGATCTACGGTCTGCGGACCCTGGCCGACGCCGAAGCCGTCCACGCCCGCCTGGACACGGTGCGTTCCGTCGTCGTTATTGGTGCCGGCTTCATCGGACTCGAATTCGCCGCCGCCGCGCGCAAACGCGGACTGGACGTCACGGTGCTCGAATACGCGGACCGGCCGATGGCCCGCGCGCTCTCCCCTGTAATGGGTAACTGGTTCGCCCGGGCCCACCGGGCCATGGGCGTGGACCTGCGCCTGGGCGAAGGCATCGCCTCCTTCACCGGCGACGACAGCGGGCACGTGGCCGCCGCGGTGAGCACCACCGGGGACACCTACCCTGCCGACATGGTGCTGGTGGGCATCGGCGTCATCCCCCGCACCGAGCTCGCCGAGCAGACGGGCCTCGCGGTCGCGAACGGCATCACGGTGGACAGTGCCATGCGCACCGACGATGAGGACATCTACGCCCTGGGCGACTGCGCGAACTACCCCAGCCACCACGCCGAGGCACGCACCAGGCTCGAATCCGTGCAGAACGCCACCGACCAGGCCCGGCACACCGCCAAGTCCATCCTCGACACGCACGACGGCGGCCGCGACTACACCGAGCTGCCCTGGTTCTGGTCCACCCAGGGCGACCTGCGGCTGCAGATCGCCGGCATCGCACACCCTGAGGACGAAACCGTCCTGCGCGGCAACCCGGACGACGGGAAGTTCTCCGTCTTCTGCTTCCGCAGCGGCCGGCTGGTGGCAGTCGAATCCGTGAATCAGCCCGCCGACCACATGGCCGCCCGCAGGGTCCTCTCCCAGGGACGCACCCTCACCCCGGAACAGGCCGCCGATCCGGAGTTCGACTTCAAGACCTACTCCAAGGCCGCCGCGGCAGGCGTCTAA
- a CDS encoding 2Fe-2S iron-sulfur cluster-binding protein, which produces MAKVSFHHNDGSVDVLDVDPGTSLMRAAVTNGVAGIVGECGGQAMCATCHVYVRPEYLDGLPEISEDEEEMLECTADPRDEDRSRLGCQIKAGEGFDEIEVDVPASQI; this is translated from the coding sequence ATGGCTAAAGTCAGCTTCCACCACAATGACGGCAGTGTAGACGTGCTCGACGTCGACCCGGGCACCTCGCTGATGCGCGCTGCCGTGACCAACGGCGTCGCCGGCATCGTCGGCGAATGCGGCGGCCAGGCTATGTGCGCCACCTGCCACGTCTACGTCCGCCCGGAGTACCTCGACGGGCTCCCGGAAATCAGCGAGGACGAAGAGGAAATGCTCGAATGCACGGCGGACCCGCGCGACGAGGACCGCAGCCGGCTGGGCTGCCAGATCAAGGCGGGCGAAGGGTTCGACGAGATCGAGGTCGACGTCCCAGCCAGCCAGATCTAG